In one window of Arachis ipaensis cultivar K30076 chromosome B06, Araip1.1, whole genome shotgun sequence DNA:
- the LOC107645740 gene encoding germin-like protein subfamily 1 member 7, whose translation MKATYLLVAFLALASFASAYDPSPLQDFCVALPDGIKDAVFVNGKFCKDPKVVVAEDFFKHVDPGNVVNKLGSKVTPVTVNELAGLNTLGISLARIDFGPKGLNPPHTHPRATEILIVIEGTLLVGFVTSNQNNTNRLFTKVLNKGDVFVFPIGLIHFQSNIGYGNAFAIAGLSSQNPGVITIANAVFGSTPPISPEILAKAFQVDNNVINYLQKQFWYDNN comes from the exons ATGAAAGCTACATACTTGCTGGTTGCATTCTTGGCTCTGGCCTCTTTTGCCTCTGCCTATGATCCCAGCCCTCTCCAAGACTTTTGTGTTGCTCTCCCCGACGGCATTAAAGACGCTG TATTTGTGAATGGAAAATTTTGCAAAGACCCTAAAGTTGTGGTAGCTGAGGATTTTTTCAAGCACGTAGATCCTGGGAATGTTGTTAACAAACTTGGGTCAAAAGTAACTCCAGTGACAGTTAACGAACTAGCAGGACTCAACACATTGGGTATATCACTTGCTCGCATAGATTTTGGACCTAAGGGTTTAAATCCTCCTCACACTCACCCACGAGCCACTGAGATATTGATAGTTATTGAAGGAACTCTCTTAGTTGGATTTGTGACTTCCAATCAGAACAACACCAACCGTCTTTTTACCAAAGTGCTCAACAAGGGTGATGTGTTTGTGTTCCCAATTGGCCTCATTCACTTCCAATCTAACATCGGTTATGGCAATGCTTTCGCTATTGCTGGTCTTAGCAGTCAAAATCCAGGTGTTATCACAATTGCAAATGCTGTGTTCGGATCTACTCCACCTATTTCTCCCGAAATTTTGGCTAAAGCTTTCCAAGTGGACAACAACGTAATCAACTATCTCCAAAAGCAGTTTTGGTATGATAACAACTAG